A single genomic interval of Camelina sativa cultivar DH55 chromosome 11, Cs, whole genome shotgun sequence harbors:
- the LOC104722850 gene encoding protein DETOXIFICATION 39-like produces MDVTNETMERTDLRRPLVDPTVDTEKRPPLDVGLESVLMESSLSYRRRIYLGACIELKLLSRLALPAILIYLVNSGMSVSTRIFAGHVGGQELAAVSLGNSCFNLVYGLMLGMGSAVETLCGQAYGAHRYDMLGIYLQRATIVLALVGLPMTILYTFSYPILILLGEPKTVSYMGSMYIAGLIPQIFAYAVNFTVQKFLQAQSVVSPSAYISAVALLLQISLTWVAVYVMNMGLMGIAYVLTISWWVIVGAQSFYIAVSPRFRHTWTSFSWTSFHGLWSFFKLSAGSAVMICLEMWYSQILVLLAGLLKDPTRSLDSLSICMSISALSFMVSVGFNAAASVRTSNELGAGNPKSALFSTWTATFVSFVISVAEALAVIWSRDYISYIFTSDVHVAEAVSELCPFLAVTIILNGIQPVLSGVAVGCGWQTYVAYVNVGCYYIVGIPVVMKPWTAQPKQKDLRSSLNLRKHRRISLNQRKHWKNNLYQ; encoded by the exons ATGGATGTGACAAATGAGACCATGGAGAGAACCGATCTCCGGCGGCCATTGGTGGATCCGACGGTGGACACAGAAAAGAGACCTCCATTGGACGTCGGGCTCGAGAGCGTGTTAATGGAGAGTAGCTTGTCGTACCGGAGGCGTATATACTTAGGCGCGTGTATCGAGTTGAAACTACTTTCCCGGTTGGCTCTTCCGGCGATACTTATCTATTTAGTCAACAGCGGAATGAGTGTTTCCACTCGTATCTTCGCCGGTCATGTTGGCGGTCAGGAACTCGCCGCCGTGTCCCTCGGAAACAGCTGCTTCAATCTCGTCTATGGCCTTATG TTGGGTATGGGTAGTGCTGTCGAGACACTATGTGGACAAGCATATGGTGCCCACCGGTATGACATGCTTGGGATCTATCTCCAAAGAGCAACAATTGTCCTTGCTCTAGTTGGCTTACCCATGACAATACTATACACCTTCTCGTACCCGATTCTTATCCTCTTAGGCGAGCCTAAAACAGTGTCCTACATGGGATCCATGTACATCGCCGGACTCATCCCTCAGATCTTCGCTTACGCCGTAAACTTCACGGTCCAAAAGTTCCTCCAAGCGCAGAGCGTGGTATCCCCCAGCGCGTACATCTCAGCCGTCGCACTCCTCCTCCAGATATCGCTGACGTGGGTCGCCGTATATGTAATGAACATGGGTCTTATGGGCATAGCTTATGTTCTTACTATCTCTTGGTGGGTCATAGTTGGGGCACAGAGTTTTTACATAGCTGTTAGTCCGAGGTTCAGACACACGTGGACTAGTTTTAGTTGGACATCGTTCCATGGTCTTTGGAGTTTCTTCAAACTATCTGCTGGCTCTGCTGTTATGATTTGTCTGGAAATGTGGTATTCGCAGATTCTTGTTCTTCTCGCCGGTTTGCTTAAAGATCCAACACGCTCGCTTGATTCTCTCTCCATAT gCATGTCAATTTCAGCATTATCCTTCATGGTTTCCGTTGGTTTCAACGCGGCTGCAAG CGTACGAACTAGTAATGAGCTTGGAGCAGGAAATCCGAAATCAGCCTTGTTCTCTACATGGACGGCGACTTTTGTTTCCTTCGTGATCTCCGTGGCGGAGGCACTCGCCGTGATATGGTCACGTGATTACATTAGCTACATTTTCACGTCGGACGTTCACGTGGCTGAAGCCGTCTCGGAGCTCTGTCCTTTTCTCGCCGTCACCATCATTCTCAACGGAATCCAACCTGTCTTGTCCG GAGTGGCAGTGGGATGTGGATGGCAGACATACGTGGCATATGTGAACGTTGGTTGTTACTATATTGTTGGTATTCCCGTTGTGATGAAACCATGGACGGCTCAACCAAAACAGAAGGacctgaggagcagcttgaacctgaggaagcATCGAAGGATCAGCTTGAATCAGAGGAAGCACTGGAAGAACAACTTGTACCAGTAG